The region CTCTCTGGTATTGATTTTCCCCGATATGTTTCGGCGTCTGGAGACACTTTAGCATTGCTGCGGTGTTCACTACCCATTCCCTTCCAGTTCCTCTCTGATCAATCCACGAAAGGCCTCTTATGAAAACCAGGCAACAGGCCGGTTTTACGTTGATTGAATTGCTGGTGGTCATCGCCATCATTGCGATTCTCATTGCGCTGCTGCTCCCCGCGGTGCAGCAGGCGCGGGAAGCAGCCCGCAGAACCCAATGCCGGAATAATCTGAAGCAATTGGGGATCGCCATGCACAACTATCACGACACCCACAATACCTTCCCTTTTGGGAGTATGGCGCAAAGTTTGAATACGGCAGGAGCGGGCGGCCCGGGGGCCATGTCCTGGATGCCCATGATTCTCCCGTACATGGATCAGGGGCCACTTTACAACCAGCTCACACCGTGGATGGTCGCCAAGAATTCGGCCAACTGGCCCAGTGCCTTGATGAATACCATCATCCCCGGCCTGTCATGCCCTTCGGATCCTAACTCACCCAAGGAGACTTCGGTCCATGGCGTGGAAGCCACTCCAGGAGCTGATCCTCCCGATAATAATGACGGCTTCTGTGGAAACTATTTGGTCTGCTCCGGAAATGAGCAAATTACCGCTGCCAATTCGACGGCACTCAGTGGGATGTTTTTCTATCGCTCGCGCATTCGCATGGCTCAGGTTGTTGATGGAACATCGAATACGGTCATGGTGAGTGAGATCAATCTGGTTCCCGAGCAAGCCGGTAATCGCGATTGGCGCGGCCGCTACTATCGCTCCGACCACCTGAGCTCATTCTTCACGACGGAGTTGCCTCCCAATTCGACAAATCCAGACTTCCTGCGCACCTGCCAGGGTTTACCAGCCAGTCCCACCTATGCTCCTTGTACAGGTTCAACCGATCCTCAATATATTTATGCCCGCAGTCGGCATACCGGCGGAGTTCATGCACTGATGGCAGATGGTTCTGGCAAGTTTGTGTCCTCGAACATCGACACCAATGTCTGGCGCGCTGTCGGCTCAAGAGCCGGTGGCGAAACCACCAGCGACTTCTAGTCGCCATCAACCCTCGGCTATTCTCGACCGGAGATGCATGTGTGGCCCGTGGTCATGGGATCACGGGCCATTATTTTTGCTCGATCTCATTAGTAAAGCGGATCTCATGAAGCTGCCTCACTGTTTCTCAACATCTATTCTGGCCGGGTGCCTGCTGCTGCTCTCAGGGTGCGGCGGAGTTTCCGATGCTCCTACACTAGTCGTTGTGAAGGGGAAAGTGACTCTGGATGGCCAGCCTCTCGATACCGGCAATGTGCTCTTTGTTCCCATCGATGGAAAAGGGCGAGCTGATGCCGGACCTGTAGTGAAAGGCGAGTATGAGTTGAAATGTACGGCCGGTGAGAAGCGTGTCGAAATCACCTCACAAGTGGAAGCAGATAAACCCGCTGCCGACGGCCTTCCCGATTACAAATCTCGGATCCCCGCGAAGTACAACCGAGCCACCACGCTGACGGCAACC is a window of Planctopirus limnophila DSM 3776 DNA encoding:
- a CDS encoding DUF1559 domain-containing protein, whose amino-acid sequence is MKTRQQAGFTLIELLVVIAIIAILIALLLPAVQQAREAARRTQCRNNLKQLGIAMHNYHDTHNTFPFGSMAQSLNTAGAGGPGAMSWMPMILPYMDQGPLYNQLTPWMVAKNSANWPSALMNTIIPGLSCPSDPNSPKETSVHGVEATPGADPPDNNDGFCGNYLVCSGNEQITAANSTALSGMFFYRSRIRMAQVVDGTSNTVMVSEINLVPEQAGNRDWRGRYYRSDHLSSFFTTELPPNSTNPDFLRTCQGLPASPTYAPCTGSTDPQYIYARSRHTGGVHALMADGSGKFVSSNIDTNVWRAVGSRAGGETTSDF